One stretch of Numenius arquata chromosome 8, bNumArq3.hap1.1, whole genome shotgun sequence DNA includes these proteins:
- the GLRX2 gene encoding glutaredoxin 2 isoform X1 — protein sequence MALQGALGRAARGLGLVGRFRMGNRVPTSVGLSNDAAVNQIQEIISDNCVVIFSKTTCYYCKMAKKLFDDMNVNYMAVELDMNTNGSQFQDILHQMTGARTLPRVFVNGTFVGGATDTKKLHEEGKLLPLVHQCQVK from the exons ATGGCCCTGCAGGGGGCGCTGGGTCGGGCGGCgagagggctggggctggtcGGTCG ttttagAATGGGGAATAGGGTGCCTACTTCTGTGGGATTGTCTAACGATGCTGCTGTGAATCAAATACAG GAGATAATTTCAGACAACTGTGTGGTGATTTTCTCTAAAACAACATGCTACTACTGCAAGATGGCAAAAAAACTTTTTGATGATATGAATGTAAATTACATGGCTGTAGAACTGGACATGAATACAAACGGAAGTCAGTTCCAAGACATTCTTCACCAGATGACAGGTGCCAGAACA CTCCCAAGAGTGTTTGTCAATGGGACTTTCGTTGGAGGTGCTACAGATACTAAGAAGCTTCATGAGGAAGGGAAACTGCTTCCATTAGTTCATCAATGTCAAGTGAAATGA
- the GLRX2 gene encoding glutaredoxin 2 isoform X2, producing the protein MALQGALGRAARGLGLVGRMGNRVPTSVGLSNDAAVNQIQEIISDNCVVIFSKTTCYYCKMAKKLFDDMNVNYMAVELDMNTNGSQFQDILHQMTGARTLPRVFVNGTFVGGATDTKKLHEEGKLLPLVHQCQVK; encoded by the exons ATGGCCCTGCAGGGGGCGCTGGGTCGGGCGGCgagagggctggggctggtcGGTCG AATGGGGAATAGGGTGCCTACTTCTGTGGGATTGTCTAACGATGCTGCTGTGAATCAAATACAG GAGATAATTTCAGACAACTGTGTGGTGATTTTCTCTAAAACAACATGCTACTACTGCAAGATGGCAAAAAAACTTTTTGATGATATGAATGTAAATTACATGGCTGTAGAACTGGACATGAATACAAACGGAAGTCAGTTCCAAGACATTCTTCACCAGATGACAGGTGCCAGAACA CTCCCAAGAGTGTTTGTCAATGGGACTTTCGTTGGAGGTGCTACAGATACTAAGAAGCTTCATGAGGAAGGGAAACTGCTTCCATTAGTTCATCAATGTCAAGTGAAATGA